ATCCATTTGCCGTAATAAGATATCCTTCCTTATTTAAACTAAAATTCCCTGCCCTTGTAAATCGTGGTGCTTTCCCATCACCACCAACCACAAAAAATCCATCACCCTCAATTGCCAAATCAGTTAAATTGTCTGTTCTCTGTAAACTACCTCTTGCCATATTCAAATCAGTTGATGCAACATTTACGCCTAAACCAATTTGCATAGGGTTAAAACCGCCCCTGCCAGAGGTTGTATCGGGTGCAGAGGCTGCTTTTATAACAGACGCAAACACAGATGCAAAAGTCACTCTGCTTGATTTAAAACCAACTGTATTCACATTGGCAATATTATCACCTATTACATCCATCCTGGTCTGGTGTGCACGAAGCGCTGAAATTGACGAAAACATTGACCTCATCATTTTTCCAAAAATCCCCCTTTTAAATTGCTTAAAATATCTACATCTCAAACCTTCCCTCTGTCAGTCAGGAAGGCCTTTTTCTTCACGGGGGACCTCCCACCTGTCGGGTCCATCCCCCTCTTTTTTATAGCATCAAAACTCCATCTATGTTGGTGAATATGTTATCCCTCAGGCTGTTTACATTTTTTGCTGTCACAAGCACTCTGTTTTTTACATTAACAATGTATACAACATCTCCGTTTAGAACCAATACATCATTCTTAAGACCTTTCTGCTCAGCTTTTTCAATGGCCTGCTCAAGCTTTGCCAAAATATTTTTGTCAATATTGATATTCTGGGTATTTATCCTGCTGTTTGCATGCTTTGAAATCTTGAGGTTTTGAGAAAGCAAATTTGCAAAACTTTGATGGTTATCTTTCTTTTCAGTCTTTGTATAGTTTGGTTTTTCAGAATTTATATTGCCAATTCTGTTTATGGTCATTTTGAACTCTCACCCTTTTGCAAAGAGTTCAAAATCTCAAGCAGGTCATCTTTTGTTGGAATTTTACCCATTATATCGGCCAAAACTTCTTCTGCATATGTGTGGTAAATCTGCTTGACATTCTCTGTACTAACTTCAACCCCGTTTATATTTAAATACACTTTGCTACCATCTTTTCTTATGCTGTCAACTCTTCCTTCCAATGTTTTTGATGTATCAGAAGGGTTTGTGGCAACCACATACCTTCCAATTAGCCCCTGGGCTTTTACAAGCTCAAAAGATTCATTTAAATTCTGCATCTGTTCAAGCGCAGAAAACTGTGCAAGCTGTGCAACAAACTCTTTATCTTCCATAGGTTTTAGCGGGTCCTGGTATCTTAGCTGTGTCACCAAAAGATTCAAAAACTCCTGCTTGCCAAGGGTATTTTTTGTAGCAGCCTGAGAAAAAGAGGTATTTGAGCTCTGCCTAAAAACTCCTGTCAGATTGTTAATACCTGTCTCCGCCATTTTTTTCACCTCAAGCTCTCAAGTTTAATACATTCTCGCTCATCTCATATATCAGATCTTCTATCAAGTAAGCGTCAGTCTCATGCACATCAAAAATAGAGTTTTGCTTCTGGAAAAATCGCTGCTGGTTTTGAAACTTCTGACCACTGCTATTATTTCCAAGGCTCACATTCAACTGTGATATATTTATACCCTGGTCTTTTAAAATTGTAAGAAGATTGGAAAGCGAACTTTCAATAACCTCTTTTACCTGTGGATTTGTTACCACAATATTCCCTGTAATATTACCGCTAAGGTCCTTATTTAGCTCAATCACAACACTGCCAAGCCATTCAGGTTTTATAGAAACAGTTAGAGTTGTCAGGTTCTGTTTGTGGCTCAGCAGAATCTTCTCTGCTATTTGATCAATCACTGTCACTCTTAAAGGCTTAATGGCATTTTCATCTGGTTTTATTTCCACTTTAAAAAGCGAATTTATATCAAACTTTGAAAAAACTTTACCTGAAATATCATTTACATCATCACTTGAGTCTTTTACATCATTTGAGTCTTTTGAACCAGCTTTCTCCATATTTTGAACCAAACTTTTCATATCAGTTTTCGCAGATTCTTTTAAGTCCTGCAGCAATGTTTGAAGATGATCGCTGCTGCTTGTGCTCTTATCTTCAGCGTAAGCTACACTTTCATAAAGACCATTTAATACATCAGTATGAAGATTTGCTGAATTGCCAAAATGCTCGGATAAAATCTCTGATAGCTTTTCTAAAATGGCTGTCTTACTGTCAGTTAACTTCTCATCACCTGTTGCAAGAATATTATCTCTTTTAGCATCTAAAAAAATATTTTTTAGCAGTTCAAAAAAGCTGCTTTTGAGATTGGCTGTAGCATCAACATTTTCAAATACAAGTTTTGCAAAAGGCAAAGCCTTGTTTCCAAACTCAGCCGGTGCACTCTGAACCTGCTCTGTACTTCTTAAAAATTCAGCTAAGGCTTTGGTTACTGCAGATGCAAGAATGTTACCGTTTTTAGCATCTAAAAAAATATTTTTTAGATGCTCAAAAAAGCTGCTTTTGAGATTGGCTGTAGTATCAACACTATAAAGCCTTTCATCACCGAGCCCCAGAGCATCAGCATTTTCAAATACAAGTTTTGCAAAGAGCAAAGCACTTTTTTCAAACTCAGCCGGTGCACTCTGAACCTGCTTTGTACTTCTTAAAAATTCAGCTAAGGCTCTGGTTACTGCAGATGCATCAAAAGCAGTTTCAAGATTTAATAATGCTTCTATCCTTTCAGAAGGCAAAGATGCACCTGTTTTTTTATCGTTCAAAGCCTGCTTTTCAAACTCAACTGTATTGCCTACTCTATTTTGCAGCAGGCTCAGTATCAGCTGCAGCATCAGATTAGAAACTTCTTCTTTTTCTGAAGCAGCCTTGGAAGATTCTTGCAGCATTTCAATATCAGGATTTGAACTTTCATCTGTCTCTTTGCAACTCTGTGCTATCATTTTTCTTACTTCGGGGTTTAAAACAGGTGCAAAATTTTTTCCTCCTTTCTCCCTATTTCCAGTTTCAGCCGGAGCACTGCTTTCCGTGTCCTTTTTTGATGCACTGTCAAAAACTTTTCTAAATGATACTCTGTCAGTTCCTCGAACATTTTGAAAGCTTTCCTCTGCTTTGCCTGATGCTGCTGCTGGGAAAAAAGCGCTTGCTATTCTTATCAAACCTGCATCCAAATCTTAATTTCCCCCCTTTCGTTTTAAAGTAATACTGAAAACTTGATTTTTTAATTTATTTCAATGCTGAAAGGTCAGAAGTGACCTTTGCAGCATTTTCAGGCTTCATGCTGGCAATTATCTGTGAAGATGTTTTTGTATCAAGGTTTTTTAAGATATTTAGCACAAGGTTATATTTTTCTTTATCACCCATCATGTTTTCAAATATAGAAGCTGCTATCCTTGAGTCAATGTTTTTATAAATATCAACAAGGATTGAGATATTCTGAGCCTGCAAAGCCCCCGACTGACCCGAAACTCCTAATAATTTTATCGTCTTATTCGAAGAAATATTTGATAGTATCTCGGATGCAGTTTCACCCGAAATGTTTTTCAAAACAGCTGACGCCATCTGTGAATCTGTATCTATCAGACTTTCCAGTATCTTTGCAGCTTTTTTTGAATCCATATTTTGAAGATAACCTGAAAAATCTTTCACCTTGTTTGAAATATCTGTCTGTTTTGCCACAATATCATTTAGCCTTGCTGTGACATCCTGCAGGTGTTTTTGCAAATTCGAATTTTCTGTCTGAAGCTGCTTTAGCTTGCTCTGTAAATCCCTGTTTTGCCTCTCAAGCTCAGCTATCTGCTGCCTGTAAACTTTTTCTAAGTCCACTTTCTGTGTTGACTGTGCAGTTTTTTTACCGGGCAAAGCCTTTTGAAGTAAACTGTCAAAAGCAGTCTTTGCACCAAAAAGATTAAAATACACCGCCGCAAAAGAAGCCCCACCCACAAAGAGTAAAATTAGCAGAAAGATCAGTCCCTTTTTGCCCTTTTTCTTTTTCTTACCTTCTTGATTTCTTTCAAGCTTTGCTGAATCAACATTTCTACTTTCTGACACCATCATCACCCAGGTTCTTGTAGATTTTGTAAGAAATTATTCTATCAAGTTCTTTATTTTCCATATGTTTTAGTTCATTTGCCAAACCTATCATAAACTTTTCTTTCAACCTCTCATATTTTTTCTTTTCAATCATGCTGTCTACAAGTTCTTTTCTTTTCTCCTCTACCTTCATCTGCTGATAATATATGAGTTGATTCTGAATATCTATCTTTTTTCTCAGACTTCCCATAAACCGAGAATAATACCTTGCTTCATCGGGTGAAAACACGCCATTATAAATAAATTTTAGCTGATTTTTGGTTTCACTGAGCTTGCTTTCAAATTCAAGTTTTTTTTCTATATATCCATTTAAAATTTGGTTCTGCTTTGCAAGTTCGCTTTTTCTAATTTCTTCCAGCTGCTTTTTAATCCTCAGAATCTGTTCGAACCTGAAGCTTTTCATTCTTTATTCAACCCTTTTTAAGATATAATACTCTTCAACATCTCAAGTTCCTGAGCAAACTCAAATTTCTCATCAATATCTTGCCTCAAAAACTCATTAATCCGTGGCATAAGCTCAATTGCCCTGTCAATATCGCTATTTGTCCCTTTTGTATATGCACCAATTGTAATCAAATCCTCAGCTTCTTTATAGGTGGCCAAAATCCGCTTTGTCTCATTTGCCAGTGCCCTGTGCTCAGGACTTACAATATCATTCATTACCCTGCTGATGCTTGCAAGCACATCTATAGCAGGATAGTGATTCTTGTTGGCAATCGACCTTGACAAAACTATATGCCCGTCCAGAATACCCCTTGCTGTGTCGGTAATTGGCTCATTAAAATCATCACCATCCACAAGCACTGTATAAAGAGCAGTAATAGAACCTTTTTGGTTCTTGCCGGCACGCTCCAGAAGTTTTGGCATTATGCTAAAAACAGAGGGTGTATATCCTCTTGAAACAGGTGGCTCTCCAATTGCAAGCCCAATCTCTCTCTGTGCCATTGCAAACCGGGTAAGCGAATCCATCATGAAAAGAACATCCATACCCCGGTCACGAAAATACTCTGCAATTGCCATTGCAACATAAGCAGCTTTCACTCTTTTTAGTGCTGACTCATCAGAAGTTGCAACAACCACAACAGACCTTCGCAAACCCTCTTCTTTTAAATCCTTTTCTAAAAACTCCTTGAGCTCTCTCCCTCTTTCACCAATCAGTGCCAAAACATTCACATCAGCCTTGGCATTCCTTGCTATCATACCAAGCAGTGTACTTTTTCCAACACCACTTCCTGCAAATATCCCCACTCTTTGTCCCTTTCCAATTGTGAGCAGAGCATCAATTGCTTTTATACCCAGCGGCATTATTGAATCTATCCTCGGCCTTTCAAGAGGGTTTGGCGCCCTGTTCTCTACAGGGTACTTTATTCTGGATTTTATCTCTCCTCTGCCGTCAATGGGTTGCCCGAGACCATCCAAAATCCTGCCCAGGAGCTCTTCGCCAACTCTGACCTCAAAAATGTTATCCTGCGCAATAACCTTGCAACCAGGAAAAATGCCTATAAGGTCTGAGTATGGCATCAAAAGCACCTTGTTTTCCTTAAACCCTACAACCTCTGCTAAGGTCTCTGACTTTGCTGTTTTGATTTTGCATACTGTGCCGATGCTCACAGCAGGTCCTATCGACTCTATTGTCAGTCCTATAACTTGATTTACAAAACCTGTAAAATGATAAAAATTGGCACTTTCTATCTTTGTTATCAAGCCCTCAAACATTTCAATCACCAATTATTGAAAAGACTATCTGTTGAAGTTTTTCAAGCCGTGTTTTTATACCTGTTTCCACAAACCCATAGGGTGTTTCAATCACAATATCACCGGACGCCAGCGCCTTGTCAATCCTGATTTCAACTCTGTCAATACCTTCAATTCCCCGCAAAATTTCATCCAGGTTTTGTTTTACATAATCAAAATCCTCTTTACTTGTTCTTATAATAAGACTGCTCTTTATTGAAAGCTGAGAAATGGCATTTTTTATGAAGCTTTTGATAAACTCCTTATCGCTTACTTCTTTTTCCACAACCTTTTCCACAATCATGGGCACAAGCAGCAACAATTCATTCTGAGCATCTTTTAATATTCTTTCGCGCTCAGTTAAAACCTGCAATTTAAGGTTTTCTATCTCCTGAAGTGCTTTTTCATATTCTGCTCTGGCATTCATCTCTCCCCTGGCAAAACCCTCATTAAATCCTTTTTCAAAAGCCTCTTTTTTGATTTTATCTGCCTGAATTTCTGCCTCTTTTACAATCCTTTCTGCTTCCTCTTTTGCTTTATTTAAAATCTCTTCTGCTTCCTTTCTAAATGCTTCATTCTGCTCCTGCTGACGTTTAAATTCCTCTTCCTGTTCCTTTAGCTTTCTTTCATAGTGTTCAATCTCGGCTTTTGCTTTTATTAGCTTTTCCAAAATCACCTTGTAGTTTGTCTCCACAGGGTTTTGAATCAGCACCTGATTGTGCCTTATCAAATTAGACAATTATCTCATCTCCCCCACCGCGAGCTATTACAATCTCACCAGCATCCTCAAGTTTGCGTATTATATTGACAATCTTTTGCTGCGCTTCCTCAACATCGCGTATTCTGACAGGTCCCATATACTCCATGTCTTCCTGTATCATTTCTGCCATACGCTTTGACATATTGCTAAAAATAACTTTTCTGACCTCTTCTGTTGTGCCTTTGAGCGCAATTGCAAGCGTATTGTTCTCAACCTCACGCAGAACTCTTTGAATAGACCTGTTATCAAGCTTGATAATGTCTTCAAATACAAACATTCTCTTTCTAATCTCTTCAACAAGCTCCACATCTTCTATCTCCAGAGCCTCCAGTATTCTCTTTTCTGTGCCCCTGTCAACAGCATTCAATATATCAACTATTGCCTGAATACCACCAACAACTGTGTAATCCTGCATTACAACCGACGACAGCTTCTTTTCAAGCACCTTTTCAACCTCACGGATGACATCCGGCGAGGTCCTGTCCATAAGAGCAATTCGTCTTGCAACCTCAGCCTGCTTTTCCTGTGGCAGTGATGCAAGAACCTGTGCTGCCTGCTGGGGCTTCAGATAAGCAAGAACAAGTGCAATAGTCTGTGGATGTTCATTTTGTATAAAGTTGATTATCTGTGACGCATCAGCTTTGCGAATAAAGTCAAAAGGTCTAACCTGCAGCGACACCGTCAGTCTTTCAATAATTTCTTTTGCTTTTTCAGGACCAAGTGCCTTTTCCAGTACCTCTTTTGCATAGTCGATACCGCCTTCTGCAATATACTCCTGTGCAAGACACAGATTGTAAAACTCTTCTAATATGGCTCGTTTCTGTTCAGGCGAAACAGTCCTGATATTGGCTATCTCAAGGGTTAGCTCTTCTATTTCTTCCTCTTTTAAATATTTGAATACTCTGGAAGATCTCTCTGGACCCAGCGCTATCAAAAGCATAGCGGCTTTTTGCTTGCCAGAAATTTCACCTGCTTTTGGCATTTTTTATATCACTCCCAATCCTCATTGAGCCAGTTTCTTAGAAGCTGTGCAACAACCTCCGGCTTTTCGCGAAGAAGCTTATCTATCTGTTTTTCATACTGATTCACACCAAATTCCTCTAAATTTATTTCTTCCACTTGAGCCTCTTCTTTTTCTCTCTTCTCCCTGGCCTGCTGCAAACCCTCCTGTGCAAGTTCTTCTCCAGAAGAAATGCTTACTTCCCCAATTCCTGCAAGCTCAAGCTGTTTTGCCGGTTTGACCCTGACAGATTTTATCAGTAAACTGAGCGCAAATATCATCAAAAGTAAAAATGCTAATGCAACATAAATATAATCAAGAGGAATCTGCTTCTCTGGTTTGTCAACAAATGTGGGAATTTCGTACCCCTCCACAGTTACATTTTGAATTCCAGTAGCGTTTTTTATAATATTTACAATATTCTCAATCTCTTTCTGATCTGTTAAAAAAGTTCTTTTATTGTTCTGATTCTGAAGTTTAAACTCATCCCAGCCAATTGTTTTTGCCTGGTTGGACTTTTCATAGTCTTCCTGCCTGTATGTAACATACCTGTAGAGCACAACCGCAATTGATGACTTATCATAGTTTATTGTTCCAGGTGCTTTGATTGTCTCAATCTTTTTTTCATTGTTCTGGTAATTTACAGTTTCATCAGTCTTTGAATAGGAAGACTGCCCGCCCTGAGTGGCAAGCGGGTACTGTGGAGCATTTTGAGTGGGGTTTGTATCGGTCCCTGGAACACCGCTTGTAGATGAATTGTTGCTCTGTGCCTCTTCCTTTGTGGTCTTTCTGGAAACAACTATACCACTGTCCTCTAAGACAGGCGAATACCTTGTTTCACTGACTTTTTGCATATCAAAGTTCATATCCAGATTCACAGAAACTTTAACATCCTCAGGAGAACTAACGTAATTCCCAAGAAGCTCTTTGACCTTCCTTTCTATCTCATTCTTTGTTGCAATCTTTAGCTGAAGCTGCTTGCTTGAAAGACCTTCAGCAACATCAGTTGAATTTATAGACAAATAATTTCCTTTATTGTCTATTATTACCACATTTTCTGGCAAAAGTCCCTCCACCGATGCAGCCACGAATCTCTGGATGCCCTCTATCTGGTCAGCCGACAGACTTTTTCTGAGAGTAAGTTTTACACTTGCCGTTGGCTTTGTAGATTCATCCTTTAGAGCAAATGTATAATCTTCGGGCACACTGAGATTCACAACCGCATCTTCTATGTAATCGGTCATCTCTTTCAGGGCTTTTTGAATCTCACTTTCTTTTAGCTTTATAAATGTTCTTCTCTTATCAGCTTCTGTTGCTGTCATTGAACTTGAAAGTTTTAGAGCATCTTCAAATGTGATCTCACTGCTTTTGGGATAACCGGAAAGTGCTGCTGCCATTTTAGCCCTGTCAATATCGGTATCCTTTACTAAAATGGTTGTTCCACTGTTTGTTATCTTTGAATCAATCTTCTGTTCATCTAAGGTTTTCTGGATTTCTGCTACATCCCTGGGATCAAGCCCCGAGAAAAGAACAACATAGTGTGGCCTTGTAGTAATATAAATAGCGACAATTACCGATAATAAAATTATAGAAGAAGAAATCAGCAGCATTGCTTTCTGAGACTTTGAAAGCTTGTCCCATTTTTCTTTTATATTCTTCAAAGAATCACTTAAAAATTGAGGCAACTATTATACCTCCCCGCAAAAAATATAAAAAGGCTATACCTGCATCCTCATAATCTCATTGTAAGCATCTAAAATCTTGTTTCTGATCTGAAGTGTAAGTTGCAAAGCCAAGGAAGCCTTTTCGGATGCTACAATCGCATCCTGGGGATTTGACGTAAGCCCGAGAGTAAAAAGCTGGTTCTGGTAGTCAGCCTCTTTTTGAAGATTATCAACGCCCTCTAAAGTTCTGTAGAGAAAATCCACAAACGAGGTGGAAGAGTT
The Caldicellulosiruptor morganii DNA segment above includes these coding regions:
- the fliE gene encoding flagellar hook-basal body complex protein FliE is translated as MVGSINFDSISKTFEKLVSDTGKDVNRNSSTSFVDFLYRTLEGVDNLQKEADYQNQLFTLGLTSNPQDAIVASEKASLALQLTLQIRNKILDAYNEIMRMQV
- a CDS encoding flagellar export protein FliJ, with the protein product MKSFRFEQILRIKKQLEEIRKSELAKQNQILNGYIEKKLEFESKLSETKNQLKFIYNGVFSPDEARYYSRFMGSLRKKIDIQNQLIYYQQMKVEEKRKELVDSMIEKKKYERLKEKFMIGLANELKHMENKELDRIISYKIYKNLGDDGVRK
- the fliI gene encoding flagellar protein export ATPase FliI; this translates as MFEGLITKIESANFYHFTGFVNQVIGLTIESIGPAVSIGTVCKIKTAKSETLAEVVGFKENKVLLMPYSDLIGIFPGCKVIAQDNIFEVRVGEELLGRILDGLGQPIDGRGEIKSRIKYPVENRAPNPLERPRIDSIMPLGIKAIDALLTIGKGQRVGIFAGSGVGKSTLLGMIARNAKADVNVLALIGERGRELKEFLEKDLKEEGLRRSVVVVATSDESALKRVKAAYVAMAIAEYFRDRGMDVLFMMDSLTRFAMAQREIGLAIGEPPVSRGYTPSVFSIMPKLLERAGKNQKGSITALYTVLVDGDDFNEPITDTARGILDGHIVLSRSIANKNHYPAIDVLASISRVMNDIVSPEHRALANETKRILATYKEAEDLITIGAYTKGTNSDIDRAIELMPRINEFLRQDIDEKFEFAQELEMLKSIIS
- a CDS encoding MotE family protein, giving the protein MMVSESRNVDSAKLERNQEGKKKKKGKKGLIFLLILLFVGGASFAAVYFNLFGAKTAFDSLLQKALPGKKTAQSTQKVDLEKVYRQQIAELERQNRDLQSKLKQLQTENSNLQKHLQDVTARLNDIVAKQTDISNKVKDFSGYLQNMDSKKAAKILESLIDTDSQMASAVLKNISGETASEILSNISSNKTIKLLGVSGQSGALQAQNISILVDIYKNIDSRIAASIFENMMGDKEKYNLVLNILKNLDTKTSSQIIASMKPENAAKVTSDLSALK
- a CDS encoding FliH/SctL family protein, giving the protein MSNLIRHNQVLIQNPVETNYKVILEKLIKAKAEIEHYERKLKEQEEEFKRQQEQNEAFRKEAEEILNKAKEEAERIVKEAEIQADKIKKEAFEKGFNEGFARGEMNARAEYEKALQEIENLKLQVLTERERILKDAQNELLLLVPMIVEKVVEKEVSDKEFIKSFIKNAISQLSIKSSLIIRTSKEDFDYVKQNLDEILRGIEGIDRVEIRIDKALASGDIVIETPYGFVETGIKTRLEKLQQIVFSIIGD
- a CDS encoding flagellar hook capping FlgD N-terminal domain-containing protein; this encodes MAETGINNLTGVFRQSSNTSFSQAATKNTLGKQEFLNLLVTQLRYQDPLKPMEDKEFVAQLAQFSALEQMQNLNESFELVKAQGLIGRYVVATNPSDTSKTLEGRVDSIRKDGSKVYLNINGVEVSTENVKQIYHTYAEEVLADIMGKIPTKDDLLEILNSLQKGESSK
- the fliG gene encoding flagellar motor switch protein FliG, which encodes MPKAGEISGKQKAAMLLIALGPERSSRVFKYLKEEEIEELTLEIANIRTVSPEQKRAILEEFYNLCLAQEYIAEGGIDYAKEVLEKALGPEKAKEIIERLTVSLQVRPFDFIRKADASQIINFIQNEHPQTIALVLAYLKPQQAAQVLASLPQEKQAEVARRIALMDRTSPDVIREVEKVLEKKLSSVVMQDYTVVGGIQAIVDILNAVDRGTEKRILEALEIEDVELVEEIRKRMFVFEDIIKLDNRSIQRVLREVENNTLAIALKGTTEEVRKVIFSNMSKRMAEMIQEDMEYMGPVRIRDVEEAQQKIVNIIRKLEDAGEIVIARGGGDEIIV
- a CDS encoding flagellar hook-length control protein FliK, which encodes MDAGLIRIASAFFPAAASGKAEESFQNVRGTDRVSFRKVFDSASKKDTESSAPAETGNREKGGKNFAPVLNPEVRKMIAQSCKETDESSNPDIEMLQESSKAASEKEEVSNLMLQLILSLLQNRVGNTVEFEKQALNDKKTGASLPSERIEALLNLETAFDASAVTRALAEFLRSTKQVQSAPAEFEKSALLFAKLVFENADALGLGDERLYSVDTTANLKSSFFEHLKNIFLDAKNGNILASAVTKALAEFLRSTEQVQSAPAEFGNKALPFAKLVFENVDATANLKSSFFELLKNIFLDAKRDNILATGDEKLTDSKTAILEKLSEILSEHFGNSANLHTDVLNGLYESVAYAEDKSTSSSDHLQTLLQDLKESAKTDMKSLVQNMEKAGSKDSNDVKDSSDDVNDISGKVFSKFDINSLFKVEIKPDENAIKPLRVTVIDQIAEKILLSHKQNLTTLTVSIKPEWLGSVVIELNKDLSGNITGNIVVTNPQVKEVIESSLSNLLTILKDQGINISQLNVSLGNNSSGQKFQNQQRFFQKQNSIFDVHETDAYLIEDLIYEMSENVLNLRA
- a CDS encoding flagellar biosynthesis protein, giving the protein MTINRIGNINSEKPNYTKTEKKDNHQSFANLLSQNLKISKHANSRINTQNINIDKNILAKLEQAIEKAEQKGLKNDVLVLNGDVVYIVNVKNRVLVTAKNVNSLRDNIFTNIDGVLML
- the fliF gene encoding flagellar basal-body MS-ring/collar protein FliF; its protein translation is MPQFLSDSLKNIKEKWDKLSKSQKAMLLISSSIILLSVIVAIYITTRPHYVVLFSGLDPRDVAEIQKTLDEQKIDSKITNSGTTILVKDTDIDRAKMAAALSGYPKSSEITFEDALKLSSSMTATEADKRRTFIKLKESEIQKALKEMTDYIEDAVVNLSVPEDYTFALKDESTKPTASVKLTLRKSLSADQIEGIQRFVAASVEGLLPENVVIIDNKGNYLSINSTDVAEGLSSKQLQLKIATKNEIERKVKELLGNYVSSPEDVKVSVNLDMNFDMQKVSETRYSPVLEDSGIVVSRKTTKEEAQSNNSSTSGVPGTDTNPTQNAPQYPLATQGGQSSYSKTDETVNYQNNEKKIETIKAPGTINYDKSSIAVVLYRYVTYRQEDYEKSNQAKTIGWDEFKLQNQNNKRTFLTDQKEIENIVNIIKNATGIQNVTVEGYEIPTFVDKPEKQIPLDYIYVALAFLLLMIFALSLLIKSVRVKPAKQLELAGIGEVSISSGEELAQEGLQQAREKREKEEAQVEEINLEEFGVNQYEKQIDKLLREKPEVVAQLLRNWLNEDWE